TGACATGAAGACAAGTCACcaacattgtttatttgataGGATGTATTCTGTTAACCTTACTCCAAAAGAACTGATCTCTAAGTCTGACAAATTGATCATGCCatcataaaatgaataaaaagtaaatttttagtccaattttgaattttgtgtAGATCTATATAAAATAAGTAAGACTTGACCTTgagcctatttttcatattattactGAAATGACCTTGAGAACAACTGATAGATCTATATGACCTTGAGTTAGGTACTGACCTTGAGAAAAAGAAGTGATAGATCTATATGACCTTGAGTTAGGTACTGACCTTGAGTCTGATATTGGCCTGGGATTCAGTGTTGTCGTTGAGGCGTCGAACACTGGAGTAGTGGTCACCATTGTGGTAGGCGATGTGTATCTGTCGAGCATTGGGTGTCGGAGAGGAGAGGCCTTGTATCTGTAAATCATACAGTCTTCTGTTACTGTAGTGTAAAGCACCCTTCTATTGCCAATCTAGTTTGTcttaaacaattaacatttccatcaatattgtaaaatgttttttcaGTAATTCATATATCCGTGAAAGTaagattaacacaaaaatgtgcTAAATTGGAAATTTAACAGCTACGAAAGTTGATAGTAATGTATCACATAGACTTTGTTCAGACATCGCGAAATTTGCCAGTCCAACAGACATGTCCGGCAAAATTTGACTAACCGCCTATTTTAAAATCCAGTCCAAACCGACCGTCCGGCAATTATAGAGTAGTGGAGGTCGGTAAAAATGGCATCTCTGAAGTATTACGCAGATACTAAACCTGGTAAAAACGTAAACTGCATAAGATAATCTTGAAAACAGCTGCCTGGATACTAATTACAGGAAGTTATCTTTACTTAAAAAATTCACACTAATGTTTGGTCCGGCAAAATCTTGTTCGGTTCGGATTACTCACAGTCCTTACCGGTCAGAATGTCCGACCATTCTTTTCAACTTTCGCGATATCTGTTTGTAAgatgtaaacattatacaatatcaaGGGTTTAAACCATCCAAGGTTACTcttgatgttttataaacaatagTTAACATACATACCAGTAGGAAGGGAGAGCCTAGTTGATGGATGATCACGTTGACCTGTTGTAGTCGAGCAAATGCTACAATTGCATCATTTCCTGCATAGGTTCCAATTTTCCGTAAATTTTGAACTGAAAGGAGACATAAAGTTCATTATGAACTGTTTTTAAACTCTTTGTGTAAGGTTTATGGTGATGGATGCCAATAAGACAATCTGATTGACAAGTATAAGGTCATTCTAAGgccattccaatttgatttcttgttcttcggattttggaattttaaaataggagcgagcaaacaaattttttttaattctaaaaatattttgaaagcggAAAAAATTGGAGCGAGCGAATATTTtcacagtattttttattagactttaatttttatttcgtGAAATAACATTTACTAGTAATAACCgagtttttatgttaaaatattagTTTTGCTGTTTCCTTCAGTGTTTCCGATATTCATAACTGTATCAAAGATGTAAAAATGGAAGTCTAATATTTAGGTATTTGTGCAGCTATTGAAAATATGCTATTACACAAAATGCTTTCAACGCatggtatatttcaattttaatacaaatcataaaaattttaatattgaatAGAATGTTTAATACTGAAAAGGAAACAGTCAAGAAAGTTTTACTTAATGTCAATGATTTCAATATTAACTTGCTGTTGACAGAGCTATCAGCAAAAACCAACAAACTAATAGAACAGTCAGGTATTAGCATTAATGGAAAATCTTTTAAACCAATATAACGTCATCCGACATGTACATTCTTTCTTAGTTGTTACATAATATTGTATGGAACTGACTATTTTTTAGCAAGTTTCTTACTTAGCTGCTCATTcttaaaatgatataatgtttatacatgtaactacaaagtataAACAACAAGATAActcattttaatttaaatatatgaaCAGTATGGCTCAAAAGTTTCACGACATGTATCTCAGCATTTAAAtcataaaagaaatattctaaatttatttcttattattttctCATGAAACGGTTTGTGTAAATcaaacgtaaacaaacatataacctatcaacacaaaaatgaaggcagatgtatgttatattgtcGTAGAAGTCAAAATGAAACATATGTAACACTAAGTTTGGATCCCAGTAAAGTGTGTAATTTACTACCGATGTTTGACCAAATAGCAGATGAATTGTTACCTAGCTAGCTGCTACTAAGTCATGCAGTCAAAACATGTTTGCAATTGTAAGCTATGTGGGCAACGTGTCAAAATTCACACTGACCAAGTCTTAAGATATAAGGTAATTGAGGTGTTTAGTTAATTAATTAGCGATTGCCATCAAATAATTGAAATGCTTGATTACCGTTTTTCGTTTGTAAGTCGACCAGTCAAATCACATGTCATGGTCGCCATTTTTAAAGTGAGATCTAATGCAATGTCTTTTAAAACAGTTGCGAACATCGGCAAAAACAGACTGAAATCGGGACACGTCATATCAAAAAGTATGCGTCCCTCAGTCTCTATATCTAAGTACCACTCTGTCTGCACGTGGTGGCGGAAAACTTGAAATTTATGTTGTTGTATAGGTTTGTAAGACGCTTGAGGGTTTGAAGAGACAATGCACGAATAGTTCAAACCTCAGAGTGACCAGGAAATGGTGACTAGTAAAAATGAACCATATAAAAATTTGCTCGGGTTCGTCAGACTCTTAGACAAAAAATGAGGAGCggtaaaaaattgttttatttttatttcattttcggaAAATAGGAGCGGGAAAGCCGACAAACAAGAAATTAAATTGGAATGGCCTAAAAAATGTCTTAATGACCTAACTTTAATGCACTTCATAATGTCTTAAGGTGATTCCGATACAcaaatttttatcattatagCTTCATAGGTTTACAAATTATTGACTagaaatttttttatcaaaaacagacttatttgacctttgacccttcTGTAAGCTAGCTAATTAAGTCACAGAGAATATATGACAATGCAGTCACTTATCTGGAGCGATGttagtatataaataataagcTCTAGGTTTTGATGAAAAATCCTCattcattgaaattaaataataaacattaaaataaacgACTCCGAGAACAAACAATAGAAGAACCAGCTTACATCCCAGGTAATGTTTCTCCACACAGATTGTAGTCTTgcactttttgaaaaaaaaaaaaaatcatttttttttatttgtctaGTTAATTTTCATTACTATCCTTATCTATAAGTCTTAGTCCATCTCTGGGAAGTGTTAGTCGATACAAAGGAGGTGAGAGAGTACATTCAGTCCCCAGTACATTTATGATGATTTATCACTCTCTGAGGACAGTGTCTTTGATACCTGATTAAGTCTTCACACTCTATCATACAACAGTCCACCTTACACTACAGTGAACATAATCTATCAACTCCTATCATTCTCGgctatttttataacaaaaaccaGCACATCCAGAAGTTCATCaatcctttatatcatgtttggGAGTAGAATGTAATATAGGATATATGCTAATTTCACTTGCTATATCATAGACTTAATTAATTCCTTAATTCATAAAAGAAATTTATTCCAGGCTTTTCATCAAATTTCCTAATCTCAccaaacatatatgtactgtGATTTCAAAAAATAGTATAAATTCAGAAGTGGTTAACTATAAGgtgttaaaaaacaaaacacccTCTCCAGGCCCTCTGCGCCACACGATATCAAGGCCTAATTAATGTAATCAACTGCTGGGCCTATCACCATGACCAGATAAAGATGTACAGAAGGTGGTTGAAATTTTTCTTGGACATCCAACCACTAAAACCTAGCATGTTCATAGGGAATGCTAATTGATTGAAACCCAACTTAACGTGATCAAGAAGAAGACATAAAAACTTACTGTGTCGATCAAAGGGAACATCATCTTCAACAAAAGGTTCGAAGTCATCGCGATGATCCGACATGTAGTTAACAACATCATATCGGTATTTGAAATGGTTTCTACCATGACCTTCAAGTTGATCCCCCAAGGCACGGAAAAGACAATTcctacaaaaataaattatatactaCAATATTTATCTAAATGGTTTCTACCATGACCTTCAAGTTGATCCCCCAAGGCACGGAAAAGACAATTcctacaaaaataaattatatactaCAATATTTATCTAAAGTGCACATaacacaatatttgttttactgaAATGTAGAGTGTCATgcaatgtgattgtttgttgGTCTGATGAAAATAATATATCCTTGGGCAACACATTTGCGCTAGGTGACATTTTGACATGATTGAATCTGAGATTATGTTATTCAGCAAGGAACTTATAcctttacatacatgtacaagataaaaTGTCACCAATAACTGTAAATATGGTGATAAGATcaattagaaaatatatagTATATCACAACATTGATCAACTTTCTCAGGTTGTGCTTAActttatacaaaaaatgaatacattttTCTGGtacattttgtctttttatgATAATAAGATACTTctaagtgtgtgtgtgtgtgtgtgtgtgtgtgtgtgtgtgtgtgtgcttcTGTGCTGCCATATAATCTTGCTCATCATGATTTGCCAATTGATGTCTTCTTTAGTTATTTAGCCAAAGACTATATAATTCCACTTCATTAAGATGAGTGTACCCTCATGTTAAAGGTGCATTGTGGTACTGTAAGCTAGGATCTAAGATTATATACTTCAGTAATGATGATGCTTACCCATCTCCAGGGATATCCCTTAACTACAGACCACGATACTTACCCATCTCCAGGGATATCCCTTAACTGCAGACCACGATACTTACCCATCTCCAGGGATATCCCTTAACTGCAGACCACGATACTTACCCATCTCCAGGGATATCCCTTAACTGCAGACCACGATACTTACCCATCTCCAGGGATATCCCTTAACTGCAGACCACGATACTTACCCATCTCCAGGGATATCCCTTAACTGCAGACCACGATACTTACCCATCTCCAGGGATATCCCTTAACTGCCGACCACGATACTTACCCATCTCCAGGGATATCCCTTAACTGCAGACCACGATACTTACCCATCTCCAGGGATATCCCTTAACTGCAGACCAAGATACTTACCCATCTCCAGGGATATCCCTTAACTGCAGACCACGATACTTACCCATCTCCAGGGATATCCCTTAACTGCAGCAGACCACGATACTTACCCATCTCCAGGGATATCCCTTAACTGCAGACCACAATACTTACCCATCTCCAGGGATATCCCTTAACTGCAGACCACGATACTTACCCATCTCCAGGGATATCCCTTAACTGCAGACCACGATACTTACCCATCTCCAGGGATATCCCTTAACTGCAGACCACGATACTTACCCATCTCCAGGGATATCCCTTAACTGCAGACCACGATACTTACCCATCTCCAGGGATATCCCTTAACTGCAGCCCAATCTTGTTGAGCTGCATCTTGAAGCTAGGGATTTTTTCCATCGTCAGCCAGGTAAGATGCTGCCTGTCGGCCACGCCTGTGTTGTTCACGGACGGCACGCTCTTCACGCTTCCGTGACACAACATCTTGTCTATAGTGCTGAGACTTCGTCATTCTCGGGTCATAAACGTACTGTACGCCTCTCGCAGACATTGACTAAAGTCTAAAGTTGTCTCTGTAAAAGACAGGGAGATATACACATACAGTACCACtatcaaagatatatatatatttacatttacttgtcatttctactatataaactaactaaGGTAAAGTGAAATATACGgtggtataactgacacccaaaatgtgaccattatgacgtcactagtGTTGACATGGTGATGTCAACtgatcactgtcaaaatggctgttccatctccTGGATAAAATTGTTGTGGATAAACAATATCCTTGGTCTaacttaaacaatgttaatgcagagaccccaaaatgagttgataaatgtaaataaaagcattaaactatcttcctgtggcatctatggtctatatagatgccagagctttgcagacaatcatcacATAATGCGCTAGAATGAAGATTGTTTGCAAAGCTATGGCATCTATATATCGACCatagatatataatttattaagtttaatgcttaaataaccACACAATTCATG
The nucleotide sequence above comes from Argopecten irradians isolate NY chromosome 1, Ai_NY, whole genome shotgun sequence. Encoded proteins:
- the LOC138315728 gene encoding LOW QUALITY PROTEIN: OTU domain-containing protein 3-like (The sequence of the model RefSeq protein was modified relative to this genomic sequence to represent the inferred CDS: deleted 1 base in 1 codon); its protein translation is MSARGVQYVYDPRMTKSQHYRQDVVSRKREERAVREQHRRGRQAASYLADDEKIPSFKMQLNKIGLQLRDIPGDGNCLFRALGDQLEGHGRNHFKYRYDVVNYMSDHRDDFEPFVEDDVPFDRHIQNLRKIGTYAGNDAIVAFARLQQVNVIIHQLGSPFLLIQGLSSPTPNARQIHIAYHNGDHYSSVRRLNDNTESQANIRLKVDCGTDKSGRPTMKINTSSAAKGQQSEVKGQGMVSAFRDEQSIEHEVMMATGCVDESRVTQMLMDCQYDVDLAISQLLQLMEMEGELEDTSSGPSEITSMDSGVSSDTFTPVHSRDNSYGGSSGYSSLSSASGARPKTQSAKSIITISNKQKKEQKKMEKKKRAEERHKQRVLGIKPTLPDSEDEGVVTVISKDIGMMNI